The window CAGATCAATCGCCCGGATATGACGGGACGCAAATCTCCCGGCGGCACAATCGCGTCACAGGCGGGCAGGCTCCGGCTTCCGCCTCAGCACGCCGCCGATCCAGCCCTTCACCGCGGCAAATCCCCTCGCCATGGCATGCTCGCGGACGCCGTGGAGCTTCAGGTAATCCGCCAGAGTCTCCTCGTGGCCACGGTAGCGCGGCAGGAATATCAACAGCGTGGCCTCCGAGGATTCGCCCGCGTGGATCAGCGAAGGGGAAAAGATCCCCTTTTCCACATGCCTCATGCCCTCGGGTAGCGGGATGATACGCTCGTCTAACACGCACCAGCGCCGGTAGCGGAAGACCGCGGTGCCATCCTCCGACAGCACCAGACGTCCGCCCGTGCGCGGTGGCAGCCCGGACATCCGGCCGAGCGTGAAGACGTGCGGCCGCTCCGGAGTCGCCCGTCGCTTGCCCCGCCATGGCAGCAGGATGTCCACGGCAAAGCGCGCGCCGAAGATCGCGAGCCTCATCGCCGCCGGGGCCAGCCAGATCGCGACCAAGATGATCACCACGCATAGCACCGCCGCCAGCCACGGGGCGACGGCATAGGCCAGACCAATCACCGCCAGCAAGCCGGTGCGCAGGAGCTTCAGCGCGGCATCCACCGTCGAGAAAGGCGAGAGGACGATCAGCACGTTGATCGCGTGGCTGCAAACCCACACCAGTAGGAAGGCAATCACCGCGCCGGGCACCATCAGCCAGGACAGATTGATGACGGCCATCGTCTCGCCGAATATCGCCGCCGCCGGGACCACCGCTTTCTCTGCTTCGAGATGCTTCGCCATCTCCGTGGCGACCAATGGTACGAAGGCCCCGCTGGCGACGAGCGCGCTCGCCTTGTCCTCGAAGAGCTCCACCATGTCGAAGGGCTTCTTCAGCACGCCCGGCACGGCGGTCCCGAGCGAGTCCTTGAGAAAGCACATCGCCAGCAGCACGAAGCCCGTCCCCCACGCCCACGGCTGCGCGTACCATGGCAAGTCCGGGCGCGCCTCGGCGGGAGATTTCCAGTAGCGCCACGCACCCACCGTGCTCACGCCCAGCAGCGGGGAAATCGCGACACCCGTGATCTCCGTGATGCCTTGGGTGATTGCGACGCCTGGCAGGTATTTTTCCTCCGCCGCGGCAGGAGCTGGTGGCTTCACCTCCTCCACGGCGGACACCGGTGCCGCCAGCAGCGACAGGCACAGGGCTACGAGCACTCTGATCATGATGTCGCTATATCACCGACATCGCGTGGAGTCCATTTCCGGATCGCGGAGATACATGATCGGGAAGGCGAGGCCACTTCCCCGTTCGGGTGATCACCCGACTACTCCCTTCGGGCTATTGGGAGTGCCTCCGCGATTGAATAGCTTCAATGCATAACCCTGCCCTTTCATGGCCGATTTCCGTCCATGGACCCGGGAAACCCAACCAAGACCTAAGGCCGTGATCGCCCGTCCCCAGCGGTGCCCGCGGTGCGTTTATCCAAACCCAAGCAACCCGATGAAAGCCCGTTTCCTCTCCCAAGCCAGCATCATTCACTCTCCCACCCGCTCCGCCCTCGTCACGTCCGCCGCGCTGTGCGCCGTCACCACCTCCGCCCTCGCCGCCAACCAGACGTGGGACGGAGAGGTGGATGGTAACTGGGCGACCGCCAACAACTGGGTGTCGAATGTTCCGCCCGGCATCACCGCACCGGCGAACAACAACGTCGGCCAAGGCGACGTCGTGACCTTCGATGCGGCCTCGCCAAATACCACCGTCACGGCCGACGACACGCGCTTCGTGAATTCCATCGTCTTCGCCGGGGCGGCCCCGTCTTACAATGTCGCGGGAAACCTGCTCTACCTCAGGACCGGAGGGAGCATCTCGATGACGCCCGAGGTCACCGCGCCGCAGCAGATCTCCGCCATCATCCGCGTGCGGCAGAGCTCCAGCTCGAATGGCGCGTATTCCTTCACCAACAACTCGTCCACTCCTGCTGCGACGCTGAGCATCACGAACCCCGTCTTCACGCTGACCAACGCAAACGGTCGTCCGACGACATTGACCCTCGGCGGTTCCCACGCCGGTGAAAACATCATCAGCTCCGCCATCACCAATGCCTCGGGCGGGCAGGCGGTGAACATGATCAACAAGACAGGAGCCGGCACCTGGGTGCTGTCCGGCGCGAACAACTTTTCCGGCACGGGCGCGACCAACGGAGCAAACGGCATCCAGATCACGGAAGGTGTGCTGGCGATCACGAACAACGCCGCCCTCGGGACCAGCGGGACGGTGAATGCCATCCAGACGACCGTCAGCGGTGCAGGGACCCTCGAGATCCGCGACGGACTGGCCGTGGACAATGGCGTCTCGCTCAATCTCAACAACGGCGGCACCATCCGCTCCGCGGGGACGACCAGCACGCTGGGCCGCATCAATGTCGGTGCCGCGGCGGGGACCAGCGCGACGATTTCCACGGTCTTCGCGGGCAATGTCTTCACCATCGGGAATGCCGCGAATGAATTCACCGGAGGTGCAGCGGACTCGGTGGTCCATGTCACAGGGCCCGGCACCGTTTTTCTCCCCTATGCCAACAACTACACCGGCGGATGGTCGGTGGATGGAGGCACGCTCGACCTTGGATCTCCGACCGCACTCGGCTCGTCCGGCAGTCTCCACGTCGGTGCCGGGGCCAAGGTGCGGACGCTCGGCTACAACGTGACGCTGAGTCATCTCTCGGGCGATGGCTCGATTTCCAACGACATCGAAGGCCCATCCACGATCACGGCGAATATCGCGACATCCAGCACCTTCGGCGGCCAGCTCCACGATGGCGCGGCAGGCATCCTTGCATTCACCAAGACCGGAGCCGGAATCCTGACCCTCGCGGGAGCGAACACCTACACCGACGTCACCACCATTTCCACCGGCGGGCTGAATCTAACAGGCAGCCTCGGCAACACCCTCGTCAGCGGTGGATCGGGCGCGACACTCTCGGGCACCGGGAGCATCGGCGGCAGCGTCAGCACCAGCGCAGGCTTCCACATCGCTCCCGGCGACGGTGGCAATGGCAGCGTCGGCACGCTCTCCACCGGATCGCTCGCGCTCGGCTCGGATTCGCAGCTCGACTACGACATCACGAGCACCGCCGCGCTCGACCGCATCAATGTCACCAACAGCGGTGGCCTCTGGATCGGAGGCGGACAGCTCAACATCAATGGAGGCAGCGCGCCTTTCACCACGAATGGCGTTTACAATCTCATCTCCTACAGCGGCTCGGTCGCGGGCTCCGGAGTGGGCGCGCTGTCGGTGAATGGACTGAACAAGTCGGTCACGAAGACCTACACCTTTGGCACCAGCGGTGGCTTCGTCACCTTGACCGTGGCGAACAGCGGAGCAGTGCAGAACTTCTGGAACGCGAATGCCAATGCGAACTGGAATGCCGCAGGAAGCTGGAGCCCCGGTGCGGCACCGAATGCAACGGGGGCCTTCGCGGGCTTCGGTGGCGGTGGCACGGAGATCACGGCGGACCGCACCATCACGGTGAATGGAGCCTACACCGTGGGCACGCTCGCCTTCAATGGCGCGGCGAATGGCCGGAGCTACACGCTGGCCGCAGGCAGCGGCGCGCGGATCACCCTGAACAACGGCACCACCGGGGCCTTCGTCACGAGCACGTCCGGCAGCCATGCCATCGACTCGCCGGTCACGATCACGAACAACGGTGCCACCTTCACCATCACCAACCCGGCCGACACGCTGACGGTGAACGGAGTCATCGACGGCAGTGCCACGGCACTCACGAAAGGCGGCGCGGGCACCCTGGCACTGAACGGCGGCAACACCTACTATGCGGACACGATCATCAATGGTGGCACCCTTGCCATCAACAACTCCAGCAGCTTGGGTGACCCCGCGTTCATCACCATCCTGAATGCCGGCACGCTGCGGACGACGGCGGACATCGTGAGCACCCGCACCTTCCAGGTCGGTGATCTCGCGAGCACCATCTCCGTCGCGCCGGGCACCACCTACACCATCGACGGACAGATCACCGACGCGGCGAATGTCGGCGTGCTGAACAAGGCCGACAGCGGCACGTTGGTGCTTACCAACTCGAATTCCTACACGGGAGGCACGGTCGTGAATGCCGGCACCGTGCAGGTCAACAACGCCTACAGCCTCGGCGACTTCTCGAGCCCCCTCACCCTGAATGGCGGCACCCTGCAGGCCACCGCGAGCTTCAATGGCAACCGCATCATCACACTGGGAAATGCGAACAGCGCGATCTCGGTGGACGCCGGCGTCACCTACGTGGCGAATGGCGCGGTGGGTGGAAGCGGTGCACTCCACAAGACCGGCAGCGGCACCCTGACGCTCGGCAGCAATGCCAACACCTACTCCGGCGGCACCGTGATCAGCACCGGCACCCTAGCAATCAACAATGCCTCCTACTTGCCTGCGGGGACGCTCACCTTCCAAGGCGGGACGCTCCAGAACAACTACGGCAACAACAATTCTTACTACTTCAACAATCCCATCTCCGTCCCCGCGGGCCAGACCGGAACGATCAACATGAACAACCGGATGAGCCTGGGCGGAGGTGCCGCGGTCTCCGGCAGTGGCACGCTGAACGTGAACGTCAACACGACCGCAACGCGCGACGACTTCAGCAACAACTGGGCGGGTTTCGCCGGGCAACTGAACATCGCGGGCAGCGGCACCGTCCGCCTCCTGAACAACGGGGGCACCTTCAATGCTGCGTCGTTCGCGAATACCTCGGTCGATCTCGTCGGAAGCGTCCTGCTCGAACCGAGCAACAACACCAACGGCAACACTTACACTTTTGGCGCGCTCTCCGGGAACTCTGCAACCGCAGGCATCAAGGGACCTTCGCAAGGCGGAGCATCCACACTCAGCATCGGAGCGCTCAATACGAGCACCACCTTCGCAGGGCAGACGCTCGTTGGCCACCTGACCAAGACAGGCTCAGGCGCGCTGTCCCTCACCGGCACATCGC of the Luteolibacter flavescens genome contains:
- a CDS encoding beta strand repeat-containing protein is translated as MKARFLSQASIIHSPTRSALVTSAALCAVTTSALAANQTWDGEVDGNWATANNWVSNVPPGITAPANNNVGQGDVVTFDAASPNTTVTADDTRFVNSIVFAGAAPSYNVAGNLLYLRTGGSISMTPEVTAPQQISAIIRVRQSSSSNGAYSFTNNSSTPAATLSITNPVFTLTNANGRPTTLTLGGSHAGENIISSAITNASGGQAVNMINKTGAGTWVLSGANNFSGTGATNGANGIQITEGVLAITNNAALGTSGTVNAIQTTVSGAGTLEIRDGLAVDNGVSLNLNNGGTIRSAGTTSTLGRINVGAAAGTSATISTVFAGNVFTIGNAANEFTGGAADSVVHVTGPGTVFLPYANNYTGGWSVDGGTLDLGSPTALGSSGSLHVGAGAKVRTLGYNVTLSHLSGDGSISNDIEGPSTITANIATSSTFGGQLHDGAAGILAFTKTGAGILTLAGANTYTDVTTISTGGLNLTGSLGNTLVSGGSGATLSGTGSIGGSVSTSAGFHIAPGDGGNGSVGTLSTGSLALGSDSQLDYDITSTAALDRINVTNSGGLWIGGGQLNINGGSAPFTTNGVYNLISYSGSVAGSGVGALSVNGLNKSVTKTYTFGTSGGFVTLTVANSGAVQNFWNANANANWNAAGSWSPGAAPNATGAFAGFGGGGTEITADRTITVNGAYTVGTLAFNGAANGRSYTLAAGSGARITLNNGTTGAFVTSTSGSHAIDSPVTITNNGATFTITNPADTLTVNGVIDGSATALTKGGAGTLALNGGNTYYADTIINGGTLAINNSSSLGDPAFITILNAGTLRTTADIVSTRTFQVGDLASTISVAPGTTYTIDGQITDAANVGVLNKADSGTLVLTNSNSYTGGTVVNAGTVQVNNAYSLGDFSSPLTLNGGTLQATASFNGNRIITLGNANSAISVDAGVTYVANGAVGGSGALHKTGSGTLTLGSNANTYSGGTVISTGTLAINNASYLPAGTLTFQGGTLQNNYGNNNSYYFNNPISVPAGQTGTINMNNRMSLGGGAAVSGSGTLNVNVNTTATRDDFSNNWAGFAGQLNIAGSGTVRLLNNGGTFNAASFANTSVDLVGSVLLEPSNNTNGNTYTFGALSGNSATAGIKGPSQGGASTLSIGALNTSTTFAGQTLVGHLTKTGSGALSLTGTSPTGNVVVSAGTLSLAVNNLGDASTVTVANGATLHLAFSGTDRVAAVNFDTLIGDGIYGAIGSGAEYETACITGPGFIQVGGDPFTGWIGGFAVGGLTGKANDPDGDGLKNIEEFALDGNPASGAASGKVRSRIEMVGAEQALVITLPVRNGADFQGAASKTAIVDGIEYKIEGSNNLSLFDQGVTEIPVSAAGMPTPLSAGWTYRTFRLDGAIGGSTPRGSKGFLRAVVKGVTP